The window ATATAAAGGTTTGCGTTGGGTCTCTATGTAAATACGCCCCACATATTCACACATCAAACCCGTAACCATCAGTTGCATGCCGCTCAAAAAGAAAAACGCGGCAATAATTGATTCCAACTGTTGAATATTACCGTAAACCAAGCGAAAATAAAGGACACGCATGCCCATCAAAAATCCGGCAACGGCACAAAGCCCGCCTAAGATACCCACCATTTGCAAGGGTATAATGGTCACGGAAGTAAGCATGTCGAAACCGGTGCGCAGCAATTTAAGGATGCTGTATTTGCTGCTGCCGTGTTTGCGTTCAGCGTGACGCACCTTCACCTCTTCCGCACGGCCGCCCAGCATGGCAGCATCCACAGGCAGATACCGGCATCGATGAGAAAACTCCAGCATGTGATCAACCATCGTGCGGCTGAATCCCTTGAGCGAACAACCATGATCATGAAATTTAAAGCCGGTAACCCGTTCGGTGTAGCGATTCAATAAAAAGGATACACCTTTACGGAAGAAACTGTCTTTTCGATTAATTCGCCAGCCGCTGACCATATCGCAACCGTCGACAAGTTTTTCATAGAGCAGAGGAATATCTTCGGGATAGACTTGTAAATCAGCATCCATCATAAGAATATATTGACCCTGCGCCTGAGAAAAGCCCGCATAGAGTGCGGCGGTTTGTCCGAAATTTCGGGACAGCTGGATAACACGCCACCGTTTATCTTTTTCCCGTAAATCGCGCATTAGGCGCAGTGAGTTATCTTGACTGCCGTCATCAACGGTAATAACTTCCCACGATGATCCCAAATTGTCCAAAACCGCCGTCGTGCGGCTATACAATTCCTCCAGACTCGCAGATTCATTAAATACAGGAATCACAAGTGACAATAGGGGGGAATCACTATTCATGGACGCATTTTCCTCTCTATGCCTAGACGGGCTTCGACAGACCTTTTTAAGGCACCGCAATTATTTCATGGGCTTTGGTAATACATGATACCTTAAGTTTCGCCGTCAAATAAAAAGATTCTGAGATTATTCAAGATCTATCCATAGAAAATGCTGATATTCGTGTGCCTCCGAGAAAACACTGAAAGAGAGTAGCCTTTTCACAGAAGACTATTGTATACTTTAATTCATAAGGTGAATAATATCTTTTGCACGGCATTCCCATCAAAAACTTACTGAGGTCCCATGAAATCTGAAATAAAATCAATTCCTGAAGGTCTTTCTTTCGATGATGTACTCCTAGTCCCGGCACGATCCTCCTATGTACCCCGAGACATCGATTTAACGGCACAATTAACGGACAGCATAAGCCTGAAAATCCCGCTGCTAAGTGCGGCCATGGATACGGTGACCGAATCCCGCCTCGCCATTGCCATAGCGCAAGAAGGAGGTATCGGTGTCATCCATAAAAATCTTACCGTGGAAGATCAGGCGGAAGAAGTGGATCGTGTTAAACGCTCACAAGCCGGTATTATCACGCACCCCTTCACCTTGAGCCCGGAACATAAATTGCAAGATGCGGAAAATTTGATGTCGCGCTATCATGTTTCAGGCGTGCCGATCACAGACCAAACGGGTCACCTTCTCGGTATCCTGACCAACCGTGATTTACGTTTCGAAGAAGATCTCGAAGTACTCATTGCAGAAATCATGACGCCCCGGGAACGGCTCATCACCATGAAGCCCGGAACGGATATTGAAGTGGCAAAACGATTGCTCCATAAACACCGCATTGAAAAATTGCCCGTTGTGGATGATGATTTTAAGCTGGTGGGATTACTCACCATTAAAGATATTGTGAAAGCCCGAGATTTTCCCAACCGATGCACCGATGATATGGGCAGGCTCCGCGTAGGGGCGGCTGTAGGCATCGGTCCCGGCGAAATGGAGCGTTGCGAAGCACTCATAGCCGCCAGCGTTGATGTCCTTGTCTTGGATTCCGCCCACGGACACTCTGAACTGGTTCTCAAAAGTCTGCGCGAAATTCGAAATGCCTTTCCTAATGCGCAAGTGGTTGCCGGCAATGTCGTTACCGAAGAGGCCGCCTCCGATTTGATCGATGCGGGCGCGAACGCTATTAAAGTTGGTGTAGGCCCCGGCGCTATTTGTACCACCCGTGTTATCGCCGGTGTGGGCATCCCCCAAATCACCGCTATCATGAATGTCTCGAAAGTCTGTAAAAAACGGGGCATTACTGTTATTGCAGACGGCGGTATCAAGTATTCCGGCGACATTGCCAAAGCGATTGCGGCA of the Candidatus Hydrogenedentota bacterium genome contains:
- a CDS encoding glycosyltransferase — encoded protein: MNSDSPLLSLVIPVFNESASLEELYSRTTAVLDNLGSSWEVITVDDGSQDNSLRLMRDLREKDKRWRVIQLSRNFGQTAALYAGFSQAQGQYILMMDADLQVYPEDIPLLYEKLVDGCDMVSGWRINRKDSFFRKGVSFLLNRYTERVTGFKFHDHGCSLKGFSRTMVDHMLEFSHRCRYLPVDAAMLGGRAEEVKVRHAERKHGSSKYSILKLLRTGFDMLTSVTIIPLQMVGILGGLCAVAGFLMGMRVLYFRLVYGNIQQLESIIAAFFFLSGMQLMVTGLMCEYVGRIYIETQRKPLY
- the guaB gene encoding IMP dehydrogenase; the protein is MKSEIKSIPEGLSFDDVLLVPARSSYVPRDIDLTAQLTDSISLKIPLLSAAMDTVTESRLAIAIAQEGGIGVIHKNLTVEDQAEEVDRVKRSQAGIITHPFTLSPEHKLQDAENLMSRYHVSGVPITDQTGHLLGILTNRDLRFEEDLEVLIAEIMTPRERLITMKPGTDIEVAKRLLHKHRIEKLPVVDDDFKLVGLLTIKDIVKARDFPNRCTDDMGRLRVGAAVGIGPGEMERCEALIAASVDVLVLDSAHGHSELVLKSLREIRNAFPNAQVVAGNVVTEEAASDLIDAGANAIKVGVGPGAICTTRVIAGVGIPQITAIMNVSKVCKKRGITVIADGGIKYSGDIAKAIAAGADTIMVGSLFAGTEESPGEKVLYEGRTYKLVRGMGSVKAMQQGSKTRYMQFETDAAKMVPEGIEARVPYRGNIADYVYQLMGGLRAAMGYCGCGNLKAMKQDAQFIRMTSAGLRESHPHDVTIIEDAPNYQIPS